actcggttttgcaaactggcggcacccagcgtcaaagcaatggtactgttcttgtgtgattactcattattttcattacgcggctttataaatacacagaaactaaccgcatattgtttattagtgtaatgcatctgattgtaattaactcgtaacaatataatggtccagggaacagccatagtattccaaataccataactgctttagcgttgttactctcacttctccttcttcttcttcttcttctttcagctcctcccgttaggagttgccacagcagatcatctttttccatattactctcactgcacgacttggagtatttatatcactgtatctgagtgtgaatcacagcagcagctgatcggaaagagaattatcgctatacagctttaaggacacgctgtctcagccactgcaaaacgttttaaagccttttctgtacagacctcgcggttcagaaacagttttaatcccaagaactttaaatgcactcaatcaattgctccttgtagaatggtttgtacttataagtacaatcaccacactgtaaacttgcactacagttataatatctcacaacctgggccactttataaagcgcgtatttacatatgatgaagatatcatttttaaggtgaaatgcagcaaaatatgtttgttaaattatacacataaaactttaacttcatttaaataatctatattcttcactgggagtgtcgttaaggatagaataattaaacatgtactacgaagatatttcaatgttctttaaatgttttgaagaatcggcgctaagcttacagatggcttaacgtctattacagagctgattgtatggcgatcggttacttgggaaagaaaagcactaacTGCAGggcgctacgccaatatatattgaatataaaacagaaagagaaaataacaacacagctaaaaacgcagcgacaaatttcgacaaaagataaatgcttgtcatgagcacgaagctcatgaaacacatgtttaataatgtgctttagctcctatcatcatgaaaattacatcacgtatacatctcagtattttagttattcagagagctgtactatcacaaatgtaatggactctgtgtccagttggaggaagagagccagtttaagaagcaagtagtgattcacacacatagatcacatacgagtagaagatcaaatacaaaacaaagcatttaacgtgctactttaattacgatgtgatttgagaaactggttaattaaacgattttaagatgaagtttataatgttctactaaatgacaaaataaactacgtgattaaagtggaaatgtcgagattgaagttaacatttcgtgctttttccccaccgtgtgcctttttctctgtaccctaataaactttcatatgacactcagacagtgggcttacaactcttcttttcacggcaactttgatatgtgacttcttttttatttccggcactgtgcgattttgtgaatgtgagctttcaagtttctccaacacgctatgtcactcgatcaacttcattttgttgattataccacggtttatttgaacaaatagtatgtttttcctttgcctccacttggtattcgctgaaattcttatattttccctgtgcttttcccattgtcttttcacagaaggctgcgcttaagggcgatttatattgatttgcatattcaaagaggcgtaattctgggaggatttggggcgttacataatgcgcgtgcacgagcgttagttttcacgctgatcgggatttatgtagcggaagaacgtggaagttggaatacgcacagattcctgcatctggatttttctgtgcgtaaacacatttcggcttttgtgcttacaccatgttatagtgcgagttctacgcactgcgttatacatgaggcccctggtgatttgaaACTTCttacatttcacaattatttagaACCCTGCAATACtcggaacactcaaagctttagaaaaggTTTCTTTGGTCTATACCTCACCAAAACTGGActgcagaggtctacagagagttcattgaacttcatggcttggtttttgtcctgacatgcagtgtgaatatGGGGACATATGTGTTTCTAAATTTTGTCCAaccaattcaatttgccacaggtagactccagtcaagttctagacccatctcaaggataattaaaacacacaggatgcacctgagcgcAATCTGTAGCGTAACAGCAAAGGGTCTAATATACttatgagaaatttcagtttttggtttttaataaaactttgttttcactttgtcattatgagttatagATTGTAGATTGaagggcaaaaatggaaaatgtatcaatttaaaataaaatctacaatgcAACACAATATGAAGAATTGAAggcatctgaatactttctgaatccagggtatgttaactttcttttttagttGGTGTTTAATGTGAGCCTGTTACATGTAACACATCACATATCTTACTGTTCATTTTATGAAACTACTCAATTTATTTAAGGGTTGTGGTGAACTAGTGATAATCCGAACAGCATTCAGTCCATGTTTGGAACCACTTAAAGAGGCCTATAGCAATTCATTTTAGATTGCCTCCTCACTCATTTGTTCTGCTTATGGAGTCTGACACATTCTTACCATGTTTGATTGGGTTTTCATCATATACTCCATTATCCTCTCATATCTTAAAGATGTTcatgttcatttaaattaattatttaaagatgACCCAGTAACCAGGTGTGAGAGTATGTGGGAGCATATTCTAAGACTGTCTGGCATCATATCCAGGGAAGTAATCAAGAGTGTATTCTCTTGATGTAAGTGATTTTTGAAGTAATAAGTAATGAAGGGCATTTAAAGAGCTGCTACTGTTACCTGAAAATATGCAGATAATTAAGATTTTTCAAAATATCTGTTATCACCTTTCATGTGTGTGGAAGCCATGCCACTGATCATTGCTGGAGGcagccagatttatttattgtgaaaatATAGAACTTCTAAATTAAGTAATTACTTAGTCTCATTATTAAGGTGTTTAAAGCTTATGACAACACAGTATTTTTTCTATCTTATTAAGTGCTGCTCAAACAAGCTGTGCTTTTAAATAAtcctgttttaaaaattaataagaaatgttTCCTTCAAATTGTTCTTAATTTTTGCACATCATGAATTAGCTAAAACATAACCTACAAATAAACTTTTACAAAGACAAGAAAAGATCAAATATATTTCAATTTACAGTGCATAACACTagcaaaaaatatgtattttttgtttttaaagtcttAATTTTACCTATTTAAAATAGGCAGTAATGTAAAACATCAGGAAATTCTGCAGTTTACACTTACGAGTAGCAATGTTGCTCCTAATGCCAAACAAAACACCACTGGTCCTGTTAGATCTGTCTCATTCATAATGCTTCCATCTGTTTGCTTCAATGGATTTAGTACTGTCAAGGTTTTTTGCTGTATATGCTGGAAGTTAATACCCAGctcttcaaaaacaaaatacataaacaaatacttaaataaaatatgtaacttATTAAaggtgaaaaatgtgaaaaaggttaACGGATCACATTTATTAGAATCATAGTTATCTGAAACTAAATAGAGACATCTAGTGGCAAATAAACTAGTACAGCTGTTTCAGCTTGTAGTGCTTAGGCCTTTCTTTACGTGTATTTGTGCTGCTTAAAGTACACCATAGTATAATTTCAATTACTGTCATTTAAAGGTgtgtacaaaatgaaaatatggttattaaaatataatactgGCAAATCATGTGAGAAAAGCTTTATCATATATTATGCATATATATAAGCTTGTGAACCAAACTGGCAAAACCAGGAGAGATTGCAGTAATCAGATGAAATTAAGGCAAATGAAATATGTTGCATTAGCATCAGTAATTGGCTACTCATTGAGGAAATTATTGGAATTAAAGCCTGCTATTACTGCATCCCTACAGGATCCGAGTTTGAAATTACAGCTTTAGAAGACTGAGGATTTTTTACTAGTATGATTTTTTAGCCATAGGTTGCCAGTGACAAGGACTTGACTATAATGAAACACACCTTGTACAACTCCtacagaaaaagcaaaagaaacaaacacacttaCAAGGGAAAAGTTCTTTGTACAATATACCAATGTGGAATGACAACAACCACCAGGGAGTGGCAGTTTCTTTCAAGTGGGATGCTTGGGAAATTAGGAGCATTATGCAGTGAAGGCATGTGACACTGCTGATTCAAAGGGGGCTTGATGCTCTATTCAATATGGAGTGTCAGTATTGAGGAGTGGTGTCGATAGTATTTTCAGGTCACTAGATGGCACTAGAGTGTTCCAGATTGGGAAATAATGGACCATGTTGACTCATTAAAGGTATTACTGAGGCTCTAAATGGCGCACAGTCCCAAGTCATAATAGGCAGGAACATGCTGTCCATTAAGAGAATTGCCAATATGGAGGCTAACTAGGAAACCTGCTGCTTTATTGGAACTGAATGTTCAGGGTTGCAAGGTTAACACAGTTCATTAGCCTAGTGGCATAGTTACCAATGAAAAAGCAACTTGGATCTGAAAGTGATTCAGTGGCGTAGCTTGAAGTGACCCTGAGAGATGGTTCATTGTTGTCTCAGCTCAGAGGGGGGTTTGGGTAATTACTCAGTGATGAGTGTGTAAGAAGGCTGGAGAGAGAGGTATGAAGGAACAATACACACAAATTGTTTATActtcactttatattttattcattcttCAAAAATGAAGCTATAGCACAATAATACTGTAAACAGTATATTTTCTAACTATTGAAGTATTGCTATTGGAAGCAATGCAAAGAAGAaccttaaaataattaaaatatagttATCACATCATCAGAAAATGAAAACGTACCTTCCAGTAATGGGGGTTCATCATCAAAGCTATCTGGGTCTGAATGAAGAGAGCCTGTGACACTCAAAGGATGTAAAATCTGACCCAGATAAGGCTGTTCAGGAAACATTAAATCTTCTGGTGGGGAAATGCTAATTCAGAGAAAAATACATAGCTACAGAATTAATTAGTTAAATGCAAATCGTAATATTCTGTCTAAAATCACCTACACCTGAACTGCACTTCCCTGAACTGCATAGTTCTAACTGCCTTAGAAAGTGCCTTAGAAGTGACTCTCAGTTTGAAATTGTGGCAATAATCCTGGTCTTATCAGGGAAATGGTGCCGCTCCAGTACTGTTTCCAACAATTTGTGGGGTATGAACCCATATGCAATGGTAAGGTTCAGCCACAGCACATTTCAGATCTCCTTTCATATCTTGTGCCTCTCAGATCACCTGTGCAACCTTCTGTGTGTTTCAGGAATAAACAAGAACATAGGGATGCCACTCTTCTGAATATAGGTATTGATGCACTAATTCTTTTAGTGGTATTATGTCAGCTGTTGGGCAGTGACACTAAAGTAGTGAGATTTCCTAAACTGGAAAATCTTCTGTGAATTTTCCTCCTTGGCAATCCAGACACCTTCTGGAAATCTCCGCTGCTGGGCTGCCTTACCTATCCTCCACATAACCCTCAAGATATTCCACAGTCATTGTATTAGCCTGGGGCATCTCTTGTGCACTATGTAGGGAAATCTGCTGGGTCTGGGAACTGAGTTGGCTCTGGCAAACTTTACAAATTCCTTCATCTCCTTTAAGTTAAGCTGCTTGATGTTACAGTTAATGGTAGGTCCAGATGGGCCTATCAAGCCTCTACATTCCCCTATGTCCACCTTCCTTTCTTCATTACTGTAGATGTTGTAGAGATGGTGGTCTCCTATGTGAGGAATGCGAGGGAGCTACTGCATTTCTGATCTAACACTTGCTTTATGAACCCAAATGGGTTTCATTTCCTGGCCCTGTCTCTTGACCACCTACTGTGTCATTCTGCTCTGAGTTTCAGCACTACCTTTCTACCATTCCTTTCTTCCTGGTCTGACTTTTGAACTGCTTCTTCAGTGTCTGCAGGAGACCAATCTTCAACGTTTGTTCCTTAGCTGACTATCTTTACCATATTGTTCTTCATATGGAGTCTTGGTGACAATAGTCTCCACCATACCAAACCTCTTCATCAAAAATCATGATAATGGTTGTCATTGTCTGAAATTTCCTGCAAACATCCTTTATGTGGAGGCATTTAGGATGTCCATATAATCATCAAACTAGAGCCACTCTTTTTTTTACTAGCTACATGTCACTTCATTTGCTGATGTTCCATTAATCTGCTTGGTGCTAGGGCTGCTGGGACAAGTAGGTTTTGGGTCTGTCTCCTCCTGTGTCTCACCTAGGTTATTCCCTGtgcattattatattttcttttaagttattATGGAATATATACATCCCATTTTATGACAGATGCTCTTAGTCAGTACTTCAAGTCTATGTTATGCTACCAGAGAAATACATTACTGAAAAGCTTTTTACTACAAAACAGGTTGTAGCATTTGAATCTATTAACATAGAGAATGATCAGCATCTTTGCAAAGAATCTTAATATGGTTCCAACAGGTTCAACATTTTAGAACTAATATTGTTtgcattttgcaaaatattttttatctagCAGGctatgtcaattttattttttcactaagACACAAGCaatgaagaaattttaaaaattattgtgcATACTAAGGGATATTGTCAAAGCATTTAACAAGAACTTCTAAATAGCAACTTGAGCTTACACATCAAGTAACATACTAGCATTACTGTATAACATGACGAAAGTTCCACATTTCCCTCACAACTCCTATTTTTCACCTTTGCCATATAAACACCACTCTTACACAAAATTCTCTATTCATTTGTGCTTTGTTCTTGTATTTTCCAACTATTATTTTCTATAACAGCATGTttggcaaaatgaaataaataacaaatataatgACAGCAATATTCATACAAATTGTATAGTCCTTGACTAACAGATTACTTACTTGCTGTGATAAGGATGACTGGATATACCATAGTTATACATGTCTTGTCCTTCATCGGTGTTAAAATTAGACTGATAAAAATCTTGATCAATGGGCTCAGAATATTCCATACTACAGAAAAAAGGTTgtgttttttcattacaattatgGAGATGGATGGTCTAAAAGCATTGAcagttttttttcaataatttaaacCTCTTTGTGGTTATTTAATAAGTAGTAATGTAACATTGCACAATAAAACACTTTGTATAATTTGTTAGTCAGAAAAGACATAACACAATTTCTTTTAGTCCAGACTTTGATATATCCAACACGCATATTTACAAACGTCTAGGCATTATGCCTAACCTCAataaaaaagatgaagaggaagcaaGAGAAAACAACATAGTGTTGTTCTTTTATCCTGACAATCATGCATAGTAAATTAATTCATGGTGGATTAATATAGTTAAACTTGAGACAGAACCACTCTCTGTGTCAGCCAGTAATCAGAAACatattcaaattaatattttattgctCTGTTCTTCCtgataattttaaaatgctgGTCTGCTGTATTTGGCATTTTGtttctatactgtatatggcttTTCTAGTAATATTTCTATTAATGGTTTACATGTTCTGAGTGGCCAGCCCCTGCTTCCCACTTCCATAGTGACCAAAGTAGCCATTTAAGCTATTTTTCTCAAATCGTTAAATAAGATTAAAATTAGACTTTTGCCTGCTCCTTAcaattttaaaagacaaattcCAACCGTAACAGTGGATCTACTTCATAACTCCTGTCTTTTTCTTCCATCTTTTCCATTTTCCTAAGAACAGATTCACTGATTCTAGCTGTCAGAGACACTCAGCTACCTTTATAGACCTTTGTTAAGCATTCCTCAAGAAAAAGACAACCAGAGGTAATAGGGGTGACCaagagaaaaaacattaaacagagcAAGAATTAAAACCAAAGGTCTATTCTGTCATttgtcaaaaacaaatcaaagaatTATAGAAAGGAATACAGAAACAATAGTCAGGAACAAGGTAATCTAAAGCTGGTGACTTAACATATGTGCAAAAGGATATCTACAAATGTGAGTGATAATGCATCTGATGTAGAACTTTTCATAGCATTGCGCATTGACATTAGGCACGTCTCCTCCTGAGGTGCACTAAGTACCAgacaatgtaaaacaaaatggtgccagAAATGGTACAgattaattttctaattaattgaaaataacataaaaaaaaaaaaaatcaaataatataatGCAGCACCACAATAAACTCTTATTAAGAAAGAACGATTAAGAAAAAAGCTGGAGCAAGCGTTACAAAAATTTCCACACATATAGAATCATAGCAGCCTTTACACTTAAAAGCAGTGGGGATCATGAAGGAACAATGCTGCCTTTTAGCTACAAGAATCTGACTCCCCACATTTGTATGGGTTTTCTCTATGCACACCAATTTCTTCTAGACATCTCAAAAACATGTTGTCTAGATTAGTTGTAACTTACACTGACATAAGACAGTGTGTCTGTGCATGTGCATGAGTGTTTCATATCTAGGACTGATAGGACAGTAGATATTGACATAGATTCTAGAGCCCATCAACCCTCCACTAGAGGTCTAGATGACACAAAATTTTAATGTCATTATatgatgtttatatattttatttccaaaagattggaaaaagcagaaaatattgGTTAACAAGGAAAATATTTAAAGACAAAGTGAATGAAGGCATGCAAATATAAACAAAGATTTTTTATAACCTCATGGGACTGACTTTACCCACTTCTAACTATcactcattggtcaagagtcctgtcttcaattgaaaaagcgACTTCAATGAGTCATTAGGTTTTCTGTATATGTACACACTGATAATTCAAGAAGTAActatataacaatattttagaaaaaaagaattcatttttcataatttgtACAAGCGTTATATCCGcataacaaaaatgtgaattatgcaacaccaataaagtaagattttttttttacttttttcatgaacattttgcCATTAAACAGCACTGGCCATCACTGATTTCTGTTATGGTATACAattctttctctccattctgcatgaacacatgagatttttttttttcacgacCACTGCAAAGTATATTGAGTAAGcaacatacaaaaaataatttatgggtggagtatttctttaggAGACAGCAGCTTGCCTAAGAATGACAATCCAGCATTCAGCAACACTAGCAATCCAGAAATGccaaatataacataatatataatACTTAACCCAATTTATGGTCAAGACAGCAGCTCTCGGCACAGGGCAGGAATGCCATGGAAAGATGCCAGCCTATCACAGGGGTCACTCATCTGCACACCCTTGCAAGACCAGTTTGGAATAATCAATTTATCTATCCTTCATGAAGTACCTGAATACCTGGatgaaaacccacacaggcacatgCAGAAGTTGCAGACTTTATACAGGCAATATCCAGGGACAAACCAATGATGGTAGAACCATCAGGCAACAACTGTAACCACTTTAACACCACCCTTACTGTGTCCATGTTTAAGaaagtatttcaaaatgaaagtgGCATCTCCTCTCCATTCACAGGTTTGAATACTTTTTGTGTATGTCCTCTCAGTCTCCATTTTTTAGGATACTGGAGAGAtatattttctttagttttactaTCACAGATCAAATTCTACATGCATAATTAAAATTGGTAGATGTTATCTTGACTCTCTCaagaaatgttatgtttatttcctttcttGCCACAGCTGAAAAAAAGGACACAATATTGAGGTACTTTTAAGACTGGCATAGTGGCCTAAATTTGCTAATGTATTTTTTTGAATGATGCTACTGAAAGATATGCTAAAGTGCACTCAAGTAAATCAATATAAGGAATGTAGTGCACatttaaaatgcacatctttTGTGAAAAATTAGATTATACATTAgattatacagggtgaggcaaaaagaagtaccacatttcaaatgtttattctacaaaaaacgctacaagataaaattaatttcattatgaCGCAAGAAAGGATAAACAAAGTAGATTttgttcactgtgttttaaaa
This genomic window from Polypterus senegalus isolate Bchr_013 chromosome 4, ASM1683550v1, whole genome shotgun sequence contains:
- the LOC120527682 gene encoding protein YIPF5-like isoform X1 produces the protein MEYSEPIDQDFYQSNFNTDEGQDMYNYGISSHPYHSNISPPEDLMFPEQPYLGQILHPLSVTGSLHSDPDSFDDEPPLLEELGINFQHIQQKTLTVLNPLKQTDGSIMNETDLTGPVVFCLALGATLLLAGKVHFGYVYGISAIGCLGMYTLLNVMSRIEVSCGCVASVLGYCLLPMVSLSSFAVFFSLQSIFGIVLAVIVIGWCSLSASKIFVATLAMDGQQLLIAYPCALLYGVFALLTVF